A segment of the Parasphingopyxis algicola genome:
ACCCGCGTGCCGCCTTCATTGGCGTAGAATTTGAACAGGCTGCCGGGCGACGCATTGGCGCTCGCCCATTCGGGGCCGATAAAGCCGAAGCTGCCGCGCTCGCCCATCCTCTCGATATCGGTCGAATAGCCGACCAGCCACATCCAGGCGTCCATGATCAGACTGCCGCCGGGCGCATTGCCTTCCGGTCCGTTGTCCGACGTCACGATGAAGATCGTATTCTCATATGCGCCGATCGCCCGCAGATGCGCAATCAGCCGGCCGATATGATGGTCCATCGCCTCGAGCATCCCGGCGTTCACCGCCATGGCGCGCGCATACCAGGCCTGTTCCTCCGCCGTCAGATCGTCCCACTGTCGGAGATCGGGATGGATCGCGCCGAGCGGCGCGTCGGCGGGAATAAGGCCAGCTTCGATCGCCGCGGCGTGACGTCGTTCGCGGTGCACCTGCCATCCGCGATCATAGACGTCGCGATAGCGCATCGTGAATTCGCGCGGCGCCTGCACGGGGATGTGAATCGCCTGAAACGCCACATAGGCGAAGAAGGGATCGTCGGCGCCCGTTCCGCCGACGAAATCGATCATCCGGTCGACGAGAAATTCGGACGAGTAGAAATCGTCGGGCAGTTCGTGGACCGCCTCGCCGTCGGCAAACCATTCGGCCCGGTCGTAATAGGGCAGATAGGGCCGGTGCTCCCAATTGTCCGCACCGGTCGCGTCGACGATGAAGGTCCGGTCGAACCCGCGCGCGCTGGGCAAGGTTTCTGACGTGTGCCCGAGATGCCATTTGCCGGTCATATAGGTGCGGTAACCGGCACGGTTGAGGCGCGTCGCGATGGTCGGCAGTCCGTCGGCCAGCATGCCGCGATAGGCGGGCGATCCCCGATGCTCCTCCGGCGTGGTTTCCGGCAGGTTGCCCAGCCCGGCGCGGTGGCTGCCGACACCGGTCATCAGCATCGCGCGCGAGGGCGCGCACATCGGCGTCGCGTGGAAATTGGAGAAGATCGTCCCGCGCCGCGCCAGCGCATCGATATGGGGCGTCGCTATCTCGCTGCCATAGACGCCGAGATCGGTGAAGGCGACATCGTCGGCGACGATCAGGACGATGTTGGGGCGGACCGTCTCCTGCGCGCCCGCCGCCGCCGCACAGCACAGCGCGGCGATCATCGCCATTACGCGTGCAAGACCCCAAACCCCCATGGGCTGGGTTTCGGCGATAGCCCCGATATTGTCAATTTGGGGGGCGTCAGCGCGAATCGAAGACCGAAATGCCGGCGCCCAGCTCGTTCCGGCCGATGCGCAACGCGTCGCCGCTCCAGTCGCCGATAAACCAGGTGTTACGGCGGACGCCGGGCGCCAGGGACGCCCGGTTGTCGGCGATGACGAGGCCGGTGCTCGAATTGCCGCCGCCTTCGGCCGCCACGGCGATAAAGGCGCTCCAATTTTCCTTGTTCTCGCCCTGCACGAAGATGTTGTTCGTAATCGCGCCGACCGCGCCCGCGGGCAGGTCGATCATGTAATTGGTGTCGCGGCCTTGTGTATCGTCGAAGCTGGAATCGGCGATGCGGACCTGGGGCGCGCGGCTCTTCACATAATGGCCGCCGGTGCCGCGCTCGAAGCGCGAGCGGGTGACTTCTAGCGAGCCATATTCGCCGATATAGATGCTGTGGGCGCAACTGAGGCCCCGGTCGCAGCGGCCGAGCCCGGAAAAGGTCGAGCGGTCGATCAGGATGCTCGCGCCGCGATCGCGGGCCGAAAGAATACCCTGCTCGCTGTCGCGGAACAGCGAGTTATGGACCTCCAGATCACCCTCCTCGATCCGGATACCCGCGCCATTGGCGTCGGGCACCGACAGGTTCTGGAAGACCAGCCCGTCGACGCGCGCTGCCCGGCCGCGCAGCACGAGCGCCGCTTTCCGTTCACAGGCAACGCCGTCGAAGATGACGGTGCCCGGCTCGACGGCGCGGTAGGTGATCGCGCCGGCTTCCTGCACCGCGCATTGACGATAGGTGCCGGGTGCGATTGCGATTGTCCCGCGCCCGTTGCCGATCGCATCCACGGCCCGGTCGAGCCGGGCAAAGCCCTGCCCGGTTTCCTCGACGGTGAAGGGCGCGGCAGTGCGCTGGGCGGCCAATGGCGCGCAGGTGGCGACGAGGACGGCGATGACGACGACAGGCGAAACGCGCATGGGGCACTCCCGATCAGGAACCCTCGCGATGCGCGCGATGCGGTTAAGAAAGTCCGAAAATCTGTGGTTAAGATCGGCTTTTCAGCGCGTTAACGCTCTTTTCGGGCCGTTCAGACCTCCAGATTCGGCCGGAGCCAGCGGATTGCGGTGTCGAGATCGACCGCGCGGCGGTCCGCATAGTCTTCGAGCTGGTCCTGCCCGACCTTCGCGACACCGAAATATTGCGACTGCGGATGGGCGAAATAGAAACCCGAAACGGCGGCGGTCGGCCACATCGCGAAGCTCTCGGTGAGCTCGATCCCGGCCGGGCCGTTATGCCCCGATCCGCCGCCGAGCAGGTCGAACAGCAACGGCTTCAGGCTGTGGTCGGGACAGGCCGGATAGCCGGGCGCGGGCCGGATGCCCTGATATTTCTCGCGGATCAGCTCCGCGTTCGTCAGATCCTCGTCCGCCGCATAGCCCCACAGTTCCGTGCGGACATGCGCGTGCATGCGTTCGGCAAAGGCTTCGGCAAGGCGATCGGCCAGCGCCTTCAGCAGGATATCGGAATAGTCGTCGGTCTCGGCCTTGAAGCGTTCGATATGCGCGTCGATGCCGTGGCCCGCGCAGACCGCGAAGCCGCCAATCCAGTCGCCCGCCGGATCGATGAAATCGGCAAGACACATATTCGCGCGGCCCGAGCGTTTCTGCACCTGTTGGCGGAGCATCGGCAGCCGATGCTCGCGGCCACCGTCGATCACGACGATATCGTCGCCCTCGCGGCGGCATTCCCACAGGCCTGCCACCGCGCGCGGCTTGAGCCAGCCTTCCGCGATGATCGTATCGAGCATTGCCTGCCCGTCCTTGAACAGATCGCGCGCGCTCTCGCCCACCACGTCATCGTCGAGGATCGCCGGATAGGTGCCGGCGAGCTCCCAGGCGCGGAAGAAGGGCGTCCAGTCGATATAGTTTCTGAGATCGTCGAGCGGCCAGTC
Coding sequences within it:
- a CDS encoding arylsulfatase, whose amino-acid sequence is MAMIAALCCAAAAGAQETVRPNIVLIVADDVAFTDLGVYGSEIATPHIDALARRGTIFSNFHATPMCAPSRAMLMTGVGSHRAGLGNLPETTPEEHRGSPAYRGMLADGLPTIATRLNRAGYRTYMTGKWHLGHTSETLPSARGFDRTFIVDATGADNWEHRPYLPYYDRAEWFADGEAVHELPDDFYSSEFLVDRMIDFVGGTGADDPFFAYVAFQAIHIPVQAPREFTMRYRDVYDRGWQVHRERRHAAAIEAGLIPADAPLGAIHPDLRQWDDLTAEEQAWYARAMAVNAGMLEAMDHHIGRLIAHLRAIGAYENTIFIVTSDNGPEGNAPGGSLIMDAWMWLVGYSTDIERMGERGSFGFIGPEWASANASPGSLFKFYANEGGTRVPLIVSGPGISEGGIAHQLGLISDIPATIAVLAGADAGGMTGRSLIPALSGEDTDIYGPGDSFGIETAGRMAFYRGRYKLVRNGPPLGDNRWRLYDLETDPGETRDLSADQPELFDAMQAGYAAWAEENGVLDMPEGYDPIETLMAHSRGPVLRRYWWVLVILAGSIVIPVVILVARRRRMRRKA
- a CDS encoding right-handed parallel beta-helix repeat-containing protein encodes the protein MRVSPVVVIAVLVATCAPLAAQRTAAPFTVEETGQGFARLDRAVDAIGNGRGTIAIAPGTYRQCAVQEAGAITYRAVEPGTVIFDGVACERKAALVLRGRAARVDGLVFQNLSVPDANGAGIRIEEGDLEVHNSLFRDSEQGILSARDRGASILIDRSTFSGLGRCDRGLSCAHSIYIGEYGSLEVTRSRFERGTGGHYVKSRAPQVRIADSSFDDTQGRDTNYMIDLPAGAVGAITNNIFVQGENKENWSAFIAVAAEGGGNSSTGLVIADNRASLAPGVRRNTWFIGDWSGDALRIGRNELGAGISVFDSR